GGTGACCGCCGGCTCCCTGGCCGGGACGACGCTGACCCTGGGCAGCAGCCCGGTGCTCATCGGTCGGGCACCGGAGTGCACCCTCGTCCTCACCGACGAGTACGCCTCCGGCCGGCACGCGCGGCTGTTCCCGCGGGACGGCCGGTGGTGGGTCGAGGACCTCGGCTCCACCAACGGCACCCGGCTCGGCCGCTCGCCGGTGACCGCCCCGACGCCGGTCGAGCCCGGCCAGCAGCTGCGCATCGGGCGGACCGTTCTCGAGCTGCGGAGGTAGCCCGTGGTCGCGCTGCGCTTCGCCGCCCGCTCCGACATCGGCCACGGCCGGTACAAGAACAACCAGGACTCCGGCTACGCCGGTCCGCACCTGCTCGTCGTCGCCGACGGGATGGGCGGGCACGCCGGGGGGGACGTCGCGTCGTCCATCGCCGTCGGGGAGCTGAGCCGGCTGGACGGCGAGTCGCACGGCCCGGAGGCGGTCGCCCAGCTGGAGGCCGCGATCCGCCGCGCCCGTGAGCTCATCCAGGACCGCGCGGACGACGAGCAGGAGCTCGCCGG
This DNA window, taken from Kineosporiaceae bacterium SCSIO 59966, encodes the following:
- a CDS encoding FHA domain-containing protein → MSELTLTVLQLGFVVLLWVFVLAVVAVLRRDLYGGTTVARRSPSPRSPSRRPQPAAPAASRPAGPPPSSPAATTNPRTLVVTAGSLAGTTLTLGSSPVLIGRAPECTLVLTDEYASGRHARLFPRDGRWWVEDLGSTNGTRLGRSPVTAPTPVEPGQQLRIGRTVLELRR